A region of Toxorhynchites rutilus septentrionalis strain SRP chromosome 1, ASM2978413v1, whole genome shotgun sequence DNA encodes the following proteins:
- the LOC129761447 gene encoding uncharacterized protein LOC129761447 yields the protein MSETNSSPSRVETRTLSFVSFDTNDFEELADSQSTTFDGVDNTGKDNEQPPFGFLLKGTDLSRVEIKSLSVEFPAKVCKKGMELNAPEIECRIFETSVSQMQERSTNDMQDSIVSFDTNDLEGSTKSQDTTYSSDVDVTELVFNTTDFENLRKEIKEKGNSNRIKYNVKVAECGATATKRLYSGASIYECSFYINKKNIEMCKHYDQHNIMQSKTKVGDAKYKQQKHRRPFIVALEDLLKIKYEEFNIYCIININSHNCNKSGWLFYGVCAHKTCRSYRFKIVSVTDGDNIYKVDVYVNVAMTLIHGENLKAAYCKGVKRNINMKKLQLQKPLELRTKLINEKKKREPFEKVDIVSKNVLKKISSEAKSKLNRDIDDFQDLIKMSEDNGSYIKNVFRKPFGVICFNTKMFKELRKNKTYSPIFYMDGTGSVVRYSKAEKRVQIYVLVAYNYRSNFSVPVTTFVTESQKTVDFHNWLNIFRASYESGSSMNKLNKIARIVSVDWSWSLIGGLIRALNNQHHTLPEYIRDCYKVCIRELNLNFTIIHLCYSHFMNVVSKDLKSAPINIKHKFMDCMRLAVRATNLVDLIDLFIIMTCIFGSANENRMLETSLKELDAKINDRTSFDSESAGKFDYTGIGEPEILKKDEDKIFLGSPFYALLKETFETTLKQIDDLSQGSQNPLYFKGFLEDVALKKYMPVVCLWSNIIVSQIDSNPDTISNARVESFFRTLKHNVMKGQLYERITHFLRKLQSYIESLFHFSDFDIEDIYATDKGISNAKKRQDDRIAEYDRFVGNVEDIEDEWHSPYFQKDASTHLFKKKKKQETNSLNTQLEQSTQKHPDSKENSDNNRKRSLEEDLETTCNLSSIHQFIDKGFEFPVTTKWYFGEFPSEYESIGVSSMIVSSEMLQTLDAHTYMDGETLDAIIAVAIKECEVESVKLVSTYMSRNLFDTTQLKEVLDRKRDYVLPVLTNTSGVWVVPLNVRAGQAPTKQVGRGNHWVLFIADFMNRETFYLDPLETASPYLKDVQEEFLKAVSSIRRLKNQPFDSTNWQSGSKNIAHDKQNDDYNCGVYVAKYAQNFLLKKPLTGLGNMDSERKQIKIKLLNTAVIKICLYCSSLKSLILSCQSCGRRCCSR from the exons ATGTCCGAAACAAACTCATCTCCTTCACGTGTCGAAACAAGAACATTATCATTTGTATCATTTGACACAAACGATTTCGAGGAATTGGCCGACTCTCAAAGTACTACTTTTGACGGCGTTGATAATACGGGAAAAGATAACGAA CAACCTCCATTCggatttttattgaaaggaacAGATTTATCGCGTGtcgaaataaaatcattatccgTCGAGTTTCCTGCAAAAGTATGTAAGAAAGGAATGGAACTTAATGCTCCAGAAATTGAATGTCGCATTTTTGAAACATCAGTAAGTCAAATGCAAGAGAGATCAACGAACGACATGCAAGACTCGattgtttcatttgataccaatgatCTTGAAGGATCGACCAAATCACAAGATACTACTTATAGCAGTGATGTAGATGTAACTGAACTTGTGTTCAATACAACGGACTTTGAAAACCTACGAAAAGAGATAAAAGAAAAAGGCAACAGTAACAGGATCAAATACAATGTCAAGGTTGCGGAATGTGGGGCAACTGCCACAAAAAGACTTTATAGTGGTGCTTCAATTTACGAGTGTTCTTTTTACATCAACAAGAAGAACATTGAAATGTGTAAACATTATGATCAACATAATATAATGCAAAGCAAAACCAAGGTTGGCGATGCTAAATATAAGCAACAAAAGCATAGAAGGCCTTTTATAGTGGCCTTAGAAGATTTGTTAAAAATCAAATATGAAGAATTCAATATCTATTGTATAATCAATATAAATTCTCATAATTGCAACAAATCTGGCTGGCTATTTTATGGTGTCTGCGCTCACAAGACCTGCAGATCTTATCGTTTCAAAATTGTTTCTGTTACGGATGGTGATAACATATATAAAGTCGATGTCTATGTTAATGTCGCTATGACCCTGATACACGGGGAAAACCTGAAAGCGGCATATTGCAAAGGAGTAAAAAGaaacataaatatgaaaaaactgcAGCTCCAAAAACCACTTGAATTACGAACTAAGTTGAtcaacgaaaagaaaaaaagggaaCCATTCGAGAAGGTAGACATTGTCAGcaaaaatgtattgaaaaaaattagcagTGAAGCTAAATCGAAGCTTAACAGGGATATTGATGATTTTCAAGATTTGATAAAAATGTCTGAGGATAACGGATCTtatatcaaaaatgtgtttagaAAGCCCTTTGGTGTAATTTGTTTtaatacaaaaatgttcaaagagCTGAGAAAAAACAAGACTTACAGTCCTATTTTCTACATGGATGGTACTGGATCGGTTGTACGATATTCAAAAGCTGAGAAGCGTgttcaaatatatgttttggtCGCATACAATTACCGGTCAAATTTTAGTGTACCCGTAACAACCTTTGTGACTGAAAGCCAaaaaacagtagacttccacAATTGGTTGAATATATTTCGTGCTTCGTACGAGTCAGGCAGCTctatgaataaattgaataaaatagcgaGAATTGTTAGTGTTGATTGGAGCTGGTCACTGATTGGTGGATTGATACGGGCTCTTAATAATCAACACCATACACTACCAGAGTATATCCGAGATtgttataaagtttgcataagaGAACTCAATCTCAATTTCACTATCATTCATTTATGCTACAGTCATTTCATGAATGTAGTTTCTAAGGACTTGAAATCTGCTCCAATCAACATAAAACATAAGTTCATGGACTGTATGCGATTGGCTGTACGTGCTACAAACTTAGTGGACTTAATCGATCTGTTTATCATTATGACATGCATTTTTGGATCTGCAAATGAGAACCGAATGCTTGAGACATCACTAAAAGAACTAGATGCAAAAATTAATGATAGAACAAGCTTCGATTCAGAAAGCGCTGGTAAATTTGATTATACTGGCATCGGTGAAccagaaattctaaaaaaagatgAGGACAAAATCTTCTTGGGATCGCCTTTTTATGCGTTGTTAAaagaaacatttgaaacaacATTAAAACAAATAGATGATCTCAGCCAAGGATCACAGAACCCACTGTATTTCAAAGGATTCTTGGAAGATGTCgccttgaaaaaatacatgccTGTGGTTTGTTTGTGGTCAAATATAATAGTATCTCAAATTGACTCGAATCCGGATACTATTTCAAACGCAAGGGTTGAAAGCTTCTTCCGAACATTGAAACACAATGTTATGAAAGGTCAGCTCTACGAAAGAATAACACATTTTCTTCGAAAACTACAATCGTATATTGAATCTCTGTTCCACTTTTCCGACTTTGACATTGAAGATATATACGCTACTGATAAAGGAATAAGTAATGCTAAAAAACGTCAAGATGATAGAATCGCAGAATATGACAGATTTGTCGGAAACGTAGAAGACATAGAGGACGAATGGCATAGTCCATACTTTCAAAAAgatgcttcaacccacttgttcaagaagaaaaagaagcagGAAACTAACAGCTTAAACACACAACTtgaacaatcaacacagaagcaCCCAGATTCAAAGGAAAACAGTGATAACAACAGAAAAAGATCATTAGAAGAAGATTTAGAAACTACCTGTAATCTGTCCTCTATTCATCAATTCATTGACAAAGGATTTGAATTTCCAGTTACCACCAAATGGTATTTCGGTGAGTTTCCTTCAGAATATGAGAGCATAGGAGTAAGTAGTATGATTGTAagctcagaaatgcttcaaacgcTCGATGCACATACATATATGGATGGAGAAACCTTAGATGCGATAATTGCAGTGGCCATAAAAGAATGTGAGGTCGAAAGCGTAAAATTGGTATCAACTTACATGTCGAGAAACTTGTTTGATACAACTCAACTAAAAGAAGTATTGGATAGGAAACGAGATTATGTTTTACCAGTTCTAACCAATACATCGGGAGTATGGGTGGTTCCTTTGAATGTTAGAGCTGGGCAAGCACCCACCAAGCAAGTTGGAAGAGGGAACCATTGGGTTCTCTTCATTGCTGATTTTATGAATAGAGAAACTTTTTATTTAGATCCTCTCGAAACAGCATCCCCATATTTGAAGGACGTACAAGAAGAATTTTTGAAGGCAGTAAGCTCTATtcggagacttaaaaatcaaccATTTGATTCAACCAATTGGCAAAGCGGCTCGAAAAATATTGCGCACGACAAGCAAAACGACGACTACAACTGTGGTGTATATGTAGCTAAATATGCACAAAACTTTCTTTTGAAGAAACCGTTGACCGGGCTAGGAAACATGGATTCTGAGaggaaacaaatcaaaataaaactccTAAATACAGCagtaataaaaatttgtttatacTGCAGCAGcttgaaatcactaattttgtCATGTCAATCATGTGGACGGAGGTGTTGCAGTAGATGA